From one Lycium ferocissimum isolate CSIRO_LF1 chromosome 5, AGI_CSIRO_Lferr_CH_V1, whole genome shotgun sequence genomic stretch:
- the LOC132056027 gene encoding autophagy-related protein 16 yields the protein MSYEEVGIEAIKHAIKALRKRHLVEEGAHAPALAALNRPLVLQGSEWKEKAENLETELQQCYKAQSRLSEQLVVEVAESRVSKSLVQEKETVITDLQNELNQARDECSRLTELLEEKTKALELLMGEHQDLKAQLEAMTLRSNNAEAENKTLVDRWMLQKMQDAERLNEANALYEDMLDKVKAASIEKLARQQVDGVVRQSEDGAEFYVESSIPSTCKQRIPAHDGGCASILFEYNSSKLISGGQDRAIKMWDTTSGSLTNSLYGCLGSVLDLSITHDNKFIIAASSSNNLYVWDANSGRIRHTLTGHIDKVCAVDVSKFSSRHVVSAAYDRTIKVWDLQKGYCTNTIIFHSNCNSLSFSMDGLTVCSGHVDGNLRLWDIQTGKLLSEVAAHSQAVTSVSLSRNGNMILTSGRDNLHNLFDIRTLEICGTFRANANRVASNWSRSCISADDSYVTAGSADGSVHIWSVSNARMVSTLKEHTSSVLCCSWSGLGKPLATSDKSGIICIWS from the exons AT gtCATATGAAGAAGTTGGAATAGAAGCAATAAAGCATGCTATAAAGGCGTTAAGAAAGCGGCATTTAGTAGAAGAAGGAGCTCATGCCCCTGCCCTGGCTGCCCTCAATAGGCCTCTTGTTTTGCAG GGTTCAGAGTGGAAAGAGAAAGCTGAAAATCTTGAGACGGAACTTCAGCAATGTTACAAAGCTCAATCACGACTGTCGGAGCAGCTTGTGGTGGAAGTAGCTGAATCCAGGGTGTCAAAATCTTTAGTTCAAGAGAAGGAAACTGTCATTACTGACCTTCAAAACGAGCTAAATCAAGCAAG AGATGAATGCTCACGTTTAACTGAACTTCTTGAGGAAAAGACTAAAgctttggaattgcttatgggtGAGCACCAGGACCTTAAAGCACAACTTGAAGCAATGACTCTGAGATCAAACAATGCTGAGGCAGAAAATAAAACGTTGGTTGACCGATGGATGCTGCAGAAGATGCAGGATGCTGAACGCCTTAACGAG GCTAATGCTCTCTATGAAGATATGCTTGACAAGGTCAAGGCTGCCAGTATAGAGAAACTTGCTCGTCAACAAGTGGATGGTGTGGTCCGCCAAAGTGAAGATGGTGCAGAATTTTATGTAGAGTCTTCCATTCCTAGTACATGCAAGCAGAGGATCCCCGCCCATGATGGTGGATGTGCCTCGATTCTTTTTGAGTATAACTCAAGTAAATTGATAAGCGGTGGGCAGGACCGGGCAATTAAAATGTGGGATACTACAAGTGGATCATTAACCAACAGTCTTTATGGTTGTCTGGGTTCAGTCCTTGATCTTTCCATTACACATGATAACAAATTCATCATAGCAGCAAGTAGTTCAAATAACTTGTATGTGTGGGATGCAAATTCAGGCAGGATACGTCATACTCTTACTGGGCACATAGACAAAGTTTGTGCAGTAGATGTTAGCAAATTTTCAAGCCGCCATGTGGTGAGTGCTGCATATGATCGCACTATAAAAGTTTGGGATCTGCAGAAGGGTTACTGCACCAACACTATTATCTTTCACAGTAACTGTAACAGCCTGTCGTTTAGTATGGATGGACTGACTGTCTGTTCCGGTCATGTCGATGGTAATCTTAGATTATGGGATATTCAAACAGGCAAGCTTCTGAGTGAAGTTGCTGCACATTCACAAGCTGTTACATCAGTTTCGCTCTCTCGAAATGGAAACATGATATTAACCAGTGGGAGAGACAACTTGCACAATCTATTTGATATTCGTACCCTTGAAATTTGTGGCACTTTCAGAGCAAATGCAAACCGAGTTGCATCAAATTGGAGCAGGTCCTGTATCAGTGCAGATGATAGTTATGTTACAGCTGGTTCTGCTGATGGATCTGTTCATATTTGGTCAGTATCAAATGCTAGAATGGTAAGCACATTGAAAGAACACACATCGTCTGTACTTTGTTGTTCATGGAGCGGTCTTGGTAAACCTCTGGCTACCTCAGATAAGAGTGGAATCATATGTATTTGGTCATGA